A window of Candidatus Hydrogenedentota bacterium genomic DNA:
GTGCCCTTTCACAGGCAGCGATTGACCTTCGTGTTTTCCGCCATGCGTCATTTCGCGGAAGAGCTGCGCGGCGCCGGCTTCACGGTGGACTACTTCGCCTGTTGCGACGACCTGACGGCGGCACTCAAGTTAACCGGTGTGCGCGAAGTTCGGATGATGGATTCGGCGGACTGGGGCGCAAGTGCGCGATACCAGGCGGCCGCGGAGTCCGCCGGTATCGCGGTCGAGGTCGTGGACAACGACATGTTCATCAACGCGCGGTTGGATCAGCCCGTCATGCTGGTCCGCGGCAAGGCCACGCGGATGGAAGTCTTCTACCGCAAGCTGCGCGCCGCCACCGGCATGCTCATGGATGGGCCGGAACCGACGGGCGGGGCCTGGAACTTCGACGCGGAGAACCGTAACCCGCCGAAGAAGGGGCTGGAATCACCGCCAGTACCGCGCTATGCCCCCGACGCGATCACCCGCCAGGTTGTCGCCGATGTAAATGAGCACTTTCCGAAGGCCTTTGGGCGACTCGACTCGTTCCATTGGCCCGTCACCCGCCGCGAGGCCCAGGAGTTTTATGACAACTTTCTCCAATGGCGTTTTCCCCTCTTCGGGGACTACCAGGACGCCATGGTGGCGGGCAACGTGGCCCTCTTTCATTCGCTGATATCCGCCCACATCAATATCGGCCTGCTCGACCCCGATGGGGTGTGCCGTCAGGCCGAGGCCCACTTTCGACGGGGGCGCGTGCCGCTCAATGCGGCCGAGGGCTTCATTCGCCAGATCGTGGGTTGGCGAGAATTTGTGCGGGAGCTCTACCGCGCCAATATGCCGGGCTACGAAGAATCCAATCGACTGGAGGCGGACTTGCCCCTGCCCGGGGTGTACTGGCACGGTCAGACCCGTATGAACTGCATGGCCGAGGCCGTGGTCCCGGTCATACACCATGGCCTCAATCACCACATTCAGCGGCTGATGATCACGGGAAACTTTGGCCTCCTCGCCGGGGTGCGACCGCAGGCTCTGAACGAGTGGTACTGGCTCGCCTATATCGACGCGTGGCACTGGGTGGTGACGCCCAATGTGATCGGCATGGCCACCTTCGCCGATGGTGGACTCATGGCCTCCAAGCCCTATGCGGGTTCGGCGAACTACATCAACAAAATGAGCAACTACTGCAAGTACTGCCCCTATGACCCCAAGCAATTCCTTGGCGAAAAGGCCTGCCCCTTTAACGCCCTCTACTGGGATTTCCTGGCGCGAAACAAGGCGCTCCTGTTCCGCAATCCGCGAATGGCCCTGAGCTACAAGAATCTCGATCGCAAAACGCGCGATGAATTGAACGATATTCGAAAGAAGGCCGACTCCATCAGACTGGCCTCGGTGAACGATGCCCTTTGAACGTGAAGCCCGGTGCGTAGTCAAACGCACCGGGTTTCGCATACTTACTGCGGTCTCTCTTATTTGCGTGCGTTATAGCTCGTAATCAAATTCTTGTAGGCGGGCAGATGATTGGCAAAGAGCGTTCCCAATCCTTCCACGTCGTTGCGCCAGTCCCGGTGCAATTCGCACGCCACGCCAAACCAGCTCATCAATTGCGCGCCCGCCGCCTCCATGCGCGACCAGGCCGCCTCGCGCGTGGTTTTGTTGAAGGTGCCGGAGGCGTCTGTGACCACGAACACTTCGTAGCCCTCCTCCAGCGCCGAGAGGGCCGGAAAAGCCACGCACACCTCGGTGACCACACCCGCGATAATCAACTGCCTCTTTCCCGTCGCCTTGATGGCGTCGACGAAGTCCTGGTTGTCCCACGCGTTGATCTGGCCGGGGCGCGCAACGTAGGGTGCATCGGGGAATAGGGCCTTGATTTCAGGTATCAGCGGGCCGTTCGGGCCATCCTCAAAGCTCGTGGTCAGGATCGTGGGCAGTTTGAAATACTTTGCCGAATCCGCCAGCGCG
This region includes:
- a CDS encoding cryptochrome/photolyase family protein is translated as MNTLFVQPDQLSTDTALFRGCTPRNTRVILAEYKSEFTLVPFHRQRLTFVFSAMRHFAEELRGAGFTVDYFACCDDLTAALKLTGVREVRMMDSADWGASARYQAAAESAGIAVEVVDNDMFINARLDQPVMLVRGKATRMEVFYRKLRAATGMLMDGPEPTGGAWNFDAENRNPPKKGLESPPVPRYAPDAITRQVVADVNEHFPKAFGRLDSFHWPVTRREAQEFYDNFLQWRFPLFGDYQDAMVAGNVALFHSLISAHINIGLLDPDGVCRQAEAHFRRGRVPLNAAEGFIRQIVGWREFVRELYRANMPGYEESNRLEADLPLPGVYWHGQTRMNCMAEAVVPVIHHGLNHHIQRLMITGNFGLLAGVRPQALNEWYWLAYIDAWHWVVTPNVIGMATFADGGLMASKPYAGSANYINKMSNYCKYCPYDPKQFLGEKACPFNALYWDFLARNKALLFRNPRMALSYKNLDRKTRDELNDIRKKADSIRLASVNDAL
- a CDS encoding hydrolase encodes the protein MSNRYTYRRLDKDDAAVLLVDHQSGLCNIVGDFSPDDFINNVLALADSAKYFKLPTILTTSFEDGPNGPLIPEIKALFPDAPYVARPGQINAWDNQDFVDAIKATGKRQLIIAGVVTEVCVAFPALSALEEGYEVFVVTDASGTFNKTTREAAWSRMEAAGAQLMSWFGVACELHRDWRNDVEGLGTLFANHLPAYKNLITSYNARK